GCATAGACTCCATCATTGCCAGAATCAGTTACACTTCAAATCTTGAAGAAGCCGCAAAAAATGCGGATCTTGTGAACGAGTCAGTTCCTGAAGATCCTGGCCTTAAGGCAAAAATTTTCAACCAGCTCCATACCCTTTGCCCTGCACACACAATTTTCACGACAAATACTTCGACCCTTCTTCCTTCAATGTTTGCGGACAAGACTGGAAGGCCTGAAAGATTCCTTGCTCTCCATTATCACAATCCAGGTTCTGACCGCATAGTAGATGTCATGCCTCACCCGGGAACAGCCCCTGAAATGGTGGAAATAGTCGAAAAATTCTCCAGAGATACGGGTATGATCCCGATCGTTCTTAAAAAGGAAAACATAGGCTATGTGTTCAACAGCATGTTTTCAGCGCTTCTTGCATCAGCGCTTACGCTTGCCGCCAACGAAGTTACGTCTGTGGAAGACATTGACAAAGCTTGGATGGACATGATGCATTCATTTATAGGGCCTTTTGGCATCATTGATTCAGTGGGTATTGAGACGGTTTACAAGATCACGGATTACTGGGCGCAAAAGACCAAGGACAAACAAAATCTTAAAAACGCGGCTTTCCTAAAAAAATATGTGGAAAGAAACGAGCTTGGAATAAAAACTGGCAAAGGATTCTATTCATATCCGAATCCTGCGTACGCGACCCCTGGGTTTGTGGAAAGCATCGGTAAATAGAATTTAATGCAGCATAATTTGCCTCCAGCGGGTCGCTTTTTGAAAAAAGCTCCGCAAAAACTTTCCGGGTTTAAAAACGCTGAGGGGATATTATTGAGCCGCCTAACCAT
Above is a genomic segment from Desulforegula conservatrix Mb1Pa containing:
- a CDS encoding 3-hydroxyacyl-CoA dehydrogenase; this translates as MDIKNVLILGGGTMGQKISIQCAMYGFNVVIYDINDEILANTKKIVEKTASRYQKTGVIKDASIDSIIARISYTSNLEEAAKNADLVNESVPEDPGLKAKIFNQLHTLCPAHTIFTTNTSTLLPSMFADKTGRPERFLALHYHNPGSDRIVDVMPHPGTAPEMVEIVEKFSRDTGMIPIVLKKENIGYVFNSMFSALLASALTLAANEVTSVEDIDKAWMDMMHSFIGPFGIIDSVGIETVYKITDYWAQKTKDKQNLKNAAFLKKYVERNELGIKTGKGFYSYPNPAYATPGFVESIGK